The Juglans regia cultivar Chandler chromosome 6, Walnut 2.0, whole genome shotgun sequence genome contains the following window.
TTCGTTGCATGCATGCCGCATGCAACGGTCCTTCATGTTCTTCACGTCCCAGTTTATCCCAATTTGAGATTTGGTTTACGAGACCTCAATGATTGACGTGGCCTATCAGAATTTCTGCAAAATCATGATAAGTAGAAAAAGATAAGCACGTTTCACTAGTTGCCTATTAGGTTCGCATGTTCCTGTCCCTAACAGACAACTAGTGAAACATGAGCTTGCTTCTCCACTTGATATTTCTttatcaatatcaatatcaaaCTTTGAAGCAGATTCGAACTTTATTTTCTACCCAAAAGGGTCAATAGTAATGCCATCAAATTCAATAAGAAAAGGATATAGAGAAGATATAAAAGACATTCCTAGAATCATCTTATCAGTCTATTCTtaacaagaacaaaatgaattttaaaacatatattgtCTTAACACACATGAGCATTattcaattcatatttaatctttgtatatatatataaatatatgttttgggTTAGGCATAATCCTAGTCCAAGGGGTGGGGGTGTGGAGGGGGGTGGGGCTGGGCTTAGCATGCCCCCTGCCTCTTGTTTCACCTGTGGGCGGGAGCACCCAGCCCAGCCATCACCCATCCCCCATGGCTGGGCTGGGTTGCAGGCTCCGCCTAGGCTAGGTCGGGGTAGTGGAGTGGCGTGGCTAGAGCCCCGCTACCCAACCctaaattttgtaacaaaatatttaataattcaagtaagaaatttaattcatataggaaaatgatatatagtATACCCCATGCATGAGTTTGTTCCTTTATTTCGACctctcatatatttaattttttttatttaatagttaaagaattgaattttaatatattggtatattttttattttaaaaaatatttaaaaaatataaataaaataaaatgtgcaatTTATACTAGTGAATGCCCAGCGGCCAAAGCTGGCGGCACTAGCAGCGCCCATTCATATAACAATGCATAAAACCGAATTGAATCCAACTAGATCAATCAAAATTGATTGACCGACCGAAtcgactttaaaaaaaaaaaaaaaaccgatcaTTTTCGATTTGAATATTCATGAATCGGTTTTGTTCCCGACCGTACCGATACCACAGCCTACGGGTACAAAAGAATTTCTAGTGCTCGCTCTGATCACTTCCCAAGATCAGCTATATGTTGGATGAAGTCATCTAAATTTATATCCGAACTACCTCCTTTGACTGCACATAGGGCTGCGGCACTCAGCTTCTTGGCCAGGACCCTCTCTGGCCTACCCTCTTCAACCGAGATGGCCAACAGCCGAGCCAACTCGGCTGATTCGGGAATGCTCTGAGTGCCCTCACAAAATCTGATTGCAACCCCTAACAGCTCCACCAACAACTTCGCATTCGTGTACTGGTCCGCACCCATTGGCCATGTCAACATCACAACTCCTGCGGCAATCCCCTCTAGCACCGAGTTCCACCCGCAGTGAGTCACGAACGCACCCACGGCTCGGTGGCCCAGTATGGATACCTGTGGTGCCCATCCCCTTATCACAAACCCTCTGCCCTCCACGCGATCTTCGAACCCATCAGGAATGACGCCATGATCAGCATTCGAATGCTGCTGCTCGTCTTCATGAGGCATCCTCACGCACAAAACAAACTGGACGCCACTCTGTTCCAACGCAGCAGCCAGCACATCCATTTGCCTACTTGTCAATGCCACACTACTCCCGAAGCAAACATAGACAATCGAGTTGTCCGAACGAGCATCCAACCACGTCTTGAGATGATGGAACTGCACAGAACTTGCTCTACCCCTAACAACGGATTCGTGGTGTTCCAGAGGCAATAAGGGTCCTACGGCCCACACCCGATCATTTCCGAGTTCTTTCTTCAGATGCGTAAAGTAAACGCGCTCCAGATCGACGAACGAATTAAACACCATTCCCCAACTCATCGAATTGGCTCGCATGTTATTTCTATAAAACTCTGTATCTAGGTCTCCTTTATAGCTTCTATAAAGTCCGGGGATCTGCCACCATGGGTAAGCTGGGGAATTCGGGAGTTTCGGGAACGAAACCTGGAAGTTGATATCCTCCGGATCATCGTTTTCCTTTGGATCGCGAGTAAGAGAGAATGAAACCGACAACGTAAAGGCACCGGAAGGTGAGAAGACGACTCGAGGAATGCCGAGCTCGCACGCTAGGTCCTGGGTCCAGCCGAGAAAGAAATCAGAGATAATGGCAGCAGGGGGCGAGGAATGAGATCGGAACCACTGGAGGAGGATAGGATAGTGAAGGTCACGCAAAGCGCGCATGGTAGCAACGATCCTCTTCTGCGGAAGAGACGTAATATCAGGGGCAGGAAGAATCAAGTGTTTGAGAGAAGACGGGTGTGTGAAGTAAGGCTGAAGTAGGGGAAGGTGAGAGGGGGTGACGAAAACGGTGACAGTGAGACCACGGGTTAGCAGGCGGTGAGTGAGGTCGAGCAGAGGTATAATATGGCCTGGGGTAGGGTAGGGATAAGCCACGATGTGCACGCCTGTGGACATGGTTAAGAAACTTTGGTGTGGTTCTTCCGTGTTCTTTACTGGGCAATGGCCGGAATATTTATATCcatatgcattttttttgtatatatggGGACGGTGATAGCATTTTGCTACTTGTCTTGTCCTGATTTGATCgactttgttgttattttttggtGCGTTCCGAGCTGGTACTTTATTGACCGCCGACCGCCGACCGCCGACCGCcggtcaaaattttattttatttatttattttatttacttaataattaaaaaaataatcttaaatatattaatatatttttttaatttttaaaaatatttaaaaatataaaaaaataataaataaaaatacacattttATCTAACGGTGAAATTGAATGGGTTACTCTGGTCAGTATAGCAGAGCCCAACTCATTGGAAATTACTCAACAAAGGAATTAGTAGTCCTTTGGGACACCTTGACGCACGTGCACTTCTGGACCAAACTTACACACTTCCTCACACGTACAACATTAGGCTgcattgaattaaattaaattgaattaaaataaaaattaaaaattaaaaaaatattattaaaatattattttttaatattattatttttttaatatttaaaaaattaaattatttattatattttatattaaaatttaaaaaatttataaaaattaattaaattgaattgagataaaataaaataaaataaaataaaatggattccGAATCAAACTAACCCTTACAGTTCTAACTCAATACTGTTACTTTGCACAAAAAATGATGACCCAGCCACGTGTTCCTTTTATGACTGCTTATAAAGTAGCTGGACACTCCTCTGTGTAGCTTTCCCCACCGACCCCCCCCCCCAACGAATCAGTGATCCTCAAAAACTAACCCTACCACCTAACTTTTAAACATTCGAAACCTAACCTAACCTAACCTAACCTTCACCTACATGAACGATCAACATTTTTACTAGGGCCGTAATCGGTCTAGTTCGATCTGATCCAGCGATAGACCGAACACTCAAAGGGATCGGACTGAACACCCAAagggatcggaccggaccgataactatcggtccggtccgatccagtcggtctgacattttttttttaattttttaaataattaataaaaaaatttatttaaaatactaaattaaattaagtgacttattaatgtggattatataacaaactcaataaaaaaatattttatatggtcaatgataataaattagatgaaaattatattattaatttatataattactatataattaattaattgatattatatatttattaattcatagaatattaacaagtgttaatagcatatttaaaattttatattgttaatagtgataggttagataaaaatatatataaaatattattaatttatagaatattaacaagtattaataatatatttaaaaatttatattgttaattgtacaattattatatataaaatatatatcatccggtccgaaaaaatcgTGGACCGTGGACTGGACCGGatgttttcggtcctctaaaaaaTAGACCGGACTAGGTCTcgggtcggtccggtccggaccgaaacggtcggtccgttcggtccgaccggaccgtttatcacccctggACTTTTCACTTTACTCCTTTTCATTCAAACCTTACCCCACCTTGACTTCTTTCATCTTATTTGCTCTATAACAATCGGCCTCAAGGCCTGGCCCAAGCCCACGGCATTTCATAAACTGAAACCCCAGACGCTGTCGTTTATGTGAGTAACTTTTcccttactttttcttttcttctcctccccgtAACTGTCACGATTTATTTTTCCATGCCTgtgcagtttttgttttgttccttCCTCATTTCCAAACCTTCCaaccgatctctctctctcttgctctctaaAGTGAAAACC
Protein-coding sequences here:
- the LOC108993481 gene encoding flavonol 3-O-glucosyltransferase UGT89B1-like, translated to MSTGVHIVAYPYPTPGHIIPLLDLTHRLLTRGLTVTVFVTPSHLPLLQPYFTHPSSLKHLILPAPDITSLPQKRIVATMRALRDLHYPILLQWFRSHSSPPAAIISDFFLGWTQDLACELGIPRVVFSPSGAFTLSVSFSLTRDPKENDDPEDINFQVSFPKLPNSPAYPWWQIPGLYRSYKGDLDTEFYRNNMRANSMSWGMVFNSFVDLERVYFTHLKKELGNDRVWAVGPLLPLEHHESVVRGRASSVQFHHLKTWLDARSDNSIVYVCFGSSVALTSRQMDVLAAALEQSGVQFVLCVRMPHEDEQQHSNADHGVIPDGFEDRVEGRGFVIRGWAPQVSILGHRAVGAFVTHCGWNSVLEGIAAGVVMLTWPMGADQYTNAKLLVELLGVAIRFCEGTQSIPESAELARLLAISVEEGRPERVLAKKLSAAALCAVKGGSSDINLDDFIQHIADLGK